A stretch of DNA from Sebastes umbrosus isolate fSebUmb1 chromosome 14, fSebUmb1.pri, whole genome shotgun sequence:
ATGGCTATTTATCATCCCACTGACCAATGACAGGAGCTACCAAAGCTATTTCACATATTTAGGACAGATGTGGACACACTGGTGCCGTACTGGTAACACAATACATCACTTcaaatgacacaaaaaaggGTTCAGTTACATGACCTAACAGGTCAACAGCTGAGACTCTGCCAGAACAAATGACAATTCCTGTTATCTCTCATTTCAGCATCCCTTTTGGAGCGGTGTCAGCTTGACCCCTGGATCTATCTGTCAGTTATAACAATACCAGGACAGGCGGCAAAGATGGTATGGAAATGATAGGGAAAGGTTGTGAAGAAAGAGTTTCCCTTTCCAACATTTGTGCCTCTACATCCTCTTTTGCTGCAGATGACTAGGTGCTTACTAAGAGTTCAAGTGCTCCCACTGATCTTAGCCACATTTTTTATAATGAGGCCTATGAGAGGGGTGAGTCAAATACCTCTTTGTAGTCTTATTGGTTTGCTCTAATGTGAATCAGACCTACATGTTTTACagggtgtggtggtggtggtagtgttATCCCCTGACTTGGGGCCCTTGTGTTAGGTTTAAGCTGCAGGATGACATGCTAGGAAGAGGTTAAAAATAATCACACTATTTATCAAAgtgatcattaaaaaaaaaaaaaaaatgtggctttactgtaaaaatgacaattgaTTGTCATATTCAGACAATATACACACTGGGAAAGGTTGTGAAGAGAGAGTTTCCTTTCCAACATTGTGTGTCTCTACATCCTCTTTTGCCTCAGATGACTAGGTGCTTACTAAGAGTTCAAGTGCTTCCACTGATCTTAGCCACATTTGTTATAATGAGGCCTATGAAAAACAGTCCTAAAGATGAGTAGACTGACATTTATGACAGTTTGACAGGGTGTGGTGGTAGTGTAGTGTTATCCCCTGACTTGGGGCCCTTCATTTCAGTCCCTTGTGTTAGGTTTAAGCTGCAGGAGGACATGCTAGGAAGATACTAGAGGTTCAAAATAATCACACTATTTATCAAAGAGAtcattaaaaaactaaaaattagGTTTTACTATATAAAATATCAATTGACATGCATCATATTCAGACAGTACACACACTTTCGCAAAAGAAAACAGTCCTAAAGATGACTAGACTGACATGTCTGAGGCCACATCTGATCAGCATCAGGTTGTCATCATCTAGCTGCTAGGTGTGTTGTGTTAGTGTGTGGATATCTGATGTTACTACGTGGGTTGACTGACAATGCCAAACAGTAGCTTAAAGCTGTATGCTGTTATTAATAGATAACAGATAACACCACATAtacaaagtgaaaatgaaagacATATGAATCTGTGGGCTTTTAAACCCGAGCTCGAGCTGTCATCTCGGTCATCACACCGGCTGAACGCGACAGTTAGACACGTTAAACACAGTTATAAACGGGCTGTTTTCACGGTTAAATCCGGTACCTGCTCATGTCAAATCGGTGTCCAGCTATCTTGTGTGTTCAGAAGGTCTTCTTCCAGCCGGTGTTACATCCAACAGACTCCTCACTACCCTGCTAGGGCCTCGGATGATACTGGAGTGActgagagatgagatgagagaggTGGTGTTTAGGAAACTGCCAACGCGTCTCCCGGAACTCGACGTAAGTCCAGACACAGACGTACGTGCTGACGTAATTCACGTTACGTCAGAACTGGGCAGGGCTGCTATAGAAATAGATGTACTAGAGTGCTGCacccttttgtttttttttttactgtagaaTTACTTCTGTAGAATTGTAGGTAAATAGTTTTCACCACAGTGACCACAAGGTGGCATATGCTTTCCAGAAACCACCACCACACAGGTACAAGGCAACATCAAGACAATATAGGCTTCTAtaatattattttctatttctatttttctcaaTTATAGTCTATTTTGGGGGCCAATATTAGCTGGGAATGTGCCCttaattttttaattgttttacatCACTGCATTTTTGCCTCACagtctgattattattattattattattattattattattattattattattattattattattattattattattattattattattatcattatttttctttttatgtgtcACCTATCAGCAAATCCACCCATGCCTGTTCTTCTGTTCTTGTCATTATCATAATATTGTAcctcttttaatatttttggtacTACAAGGTTTCACCTCTTTTCAGTGTTTTAGTATGTgggaatgtacagtatgtgtattgtCTTATTGCGatgagatgttgttgttgttgttgtttttgttgtttgctacTGCGGCAAAACCAATTGCCcctcggggacaaataaaggtctTGAACTTGAACTACAAATGGCTTATTTTATATGCAGTCCATGAGCTGACAATAGAATTTAAACTATTGCCCCCATATAAGAAACTCACAGAAAACACTGGACTAAAACCCAATAAAATTAGCCTTATATGTGGGCATAAAGGCCTACATTATTCATCTGataaattttaaattaaaaactttTAATCTGGAGTAACTAAAAAAAACGGAGGCAacaattttcaaatatttttgtaAGTTTAGTGAACTTCTTGGTTTGAGTTGGGCAAACTCAATAATGTATtgcaagtagggctgtcaaagttaacgtgataataacgcaaacgcgttattatcacgttaactttgacagccctacttgcaATACATTATTGagttaatgccactaatttctttaacaaaagatttctttaatacaacttgcgattttcagGTTCTAGCAGGctcaacgctccaaacttacgctaaattttggagaggataaactgcatgaccattttcaaaggggttccttgacctctgacctcaacatatgtgaatgaatatgggttctatgggatttccctttacagacatgcccattttatgataatcacatgcagtttgggggaagtcatagtcaagtcagcacactgacacactgacagctgctgtagcctgttgggcttgagtttgagcaaatctacattttatttaaatgtaggCTGTGTGAACAGtgaatggcttttttttttttttgcacttctgAGTCATCACAATATAGCTGTGGCTTTGAAAATATCACCATTTGGTCAGATGTGCTAGTTTTGCCCATATTTAAGGAATCCCAGTGTGCACAGTGCAGTATGAGGAACATGAAATGTGAACCAGCTTGGCCACTTGAACTGCCAGTGATGCCTTCATGCAGGGGACCCAATCAGAGAAGTCAGTGCAGTCAGAGGTGGCAGGTCCTGTTTTACAAGGTGCATGCAGCTCTCTCGCCTCCACCCTCAGCAGCCACAGATAAAGAAAGTCATGTGCTGAGGTTCACACAAAAGGTAAAGACGTTTTAGTCTAAATAATTTGCTGCAGTGGTTAATTTTCCTTTACAATGGCATTATATAAGGAAGACAGCCAGGAGGACGCACAAGAGTGTCCAGTGTGCTATGAGTGTCTGTCTGGCACTGAGAGGACTCTGAGCTGCGGACATGTCTTCTGCCACGACTGTCTGGTTAAAACCTTGGTCAGCATCCACAGCGTTGGGAGCACCATCAGAGACACTATCGTCTGCCCTATCTGCAGACATCTTACATTCCTCAAGAAACAGAAAGAAGCGCTTTTGTCCCTTGCAGAGGACAAGGATCCAGGTGAGGTTCAGACTCTGGAGGTTCCTCTACCTGCGCAGCCGAGAGAGCTCCAAGACGCACGGCGCGCCTCCACGGACAGCTCACTTGGAGAGGTTACCTGGATCTCTCGCTGCTGTATGGGGGTGTCTGATCGGATCCGTCGACAGAGGCTGATCAGCCCCAGCCATAACGCATCTCAGATCTTTATCATAAGCGCCCAGGGTCGACCCATGGCTGAAGACGACGCGCTCAGTGTGGTGATGACTGTGGTGCAACCCCAGCGCAGGAGAAGACGCATCAGGATTTGCACGACTGCACGATGCCTGCTCGTTTTGCTGTCAGTGTTCACTGTAGTGGCACTGGTGGCTGCAACTTTACCCTGGATTCTGTTGGCGTAGCCTATAGTGATGATGTGGATGAATTATGAAGTGCCAATAAGGGAATGATGAACTGACATTTATAGAAAGCATCTTCTCATCCATGCACGGAATGAAGTTTATCCACCAGCTTATATGCAATGAAGTGTGTGAAGCAGTTTATTTGTCTTACTGACCAACATAATCTGATGCATTTCAGTAAATAATCAATGCACTGAAAAGTCAATATGTTAAATTATACTTTCATGTGGATGAATTATGAAGTGCCAATAAGGGAGTgatgaaattacatttatatagaaAGCATCTTCTCATCCATGGAATGAAGTTTATCCTATGCAATGAAGTGTATGAAGCAGTTTATTTGTCTCAACATAATCTGATGCATTTCAGTAAATAATCAATGCACTGAAAAGTCAATATGTTAAATTATACTTTAGTTTGCAACATGGTTGTCATTTCCTTCCctgatttttttaaggaaaagtcTGGGAGTTTATATGCATGTCTATGTCCTTTATGTGCATTACCAAGAAAATGTACAAACCAATATGTTAAATTATACTTTAGTTTGCAACATGGTTGTCATTTCCTTCCCTGATTTTTTAAGGAAAAGTCTGTGAGCTTATAGGCATGTTGTCTATGTCCTTTATGTGCATTACCAGGCAACAGTCTGAACTATAGTAAAGGTTAAAGCGTTGACAGCTCTTTTGTTTTGCATTCCTCTCTGTGACATGTTCTACCTGTTTTTATGAGAATGAAACAGAAGCAAGAGATCTTAACAATTTCAAAGCACTCCCAAAAGCTTGTTAATCCAACAAGAGTGGGACATCTTGAATTAAtttcaacaattaaaaaaagggTTTGGCAGAAAGATATGCAATAAAAACCATTTAACCCTATAATCCCGTTGTTGTTAACTCAAGTCATTGTTGTGTTACTCTGTTGTTGGATACACTGTTTCCaagcagcaggaaaaaaaaactgttactGTAAAACTGTAAACTGCAGAGCTACAACATCTATCAGGATTATTTTGTGTatcctaaaaagaaaaaagaaagggtTACATTTAGACATTATTGGTTTATCGAGGAAACAAAGTGTGATAACAAAGACGTTGTTATAACAGTCAGGTTGTCATGTTGACAGACTTCATCTCCTCCTTACATTACAAGGAAAGATGtcagacattttgaaaagaaaatctcACACAATTTCCATTTTAAACTTTCATTTTACACCCGCTGATCAAGTGGgaacatgtttaatatgcaGATTGGAGGGCGTTAGTGGTTTTATTAGACCCCCCTCAGTAACATCCTATACAGCGTATGTCTGGCCCCCCTTGTAGTGTGTATAAAGACGGTGTAAACAGAGCCACCTTTAAAACTTTCAGTGAGAAATAATTGATGCCCCCATGGCAGTCTGAAGGAGATAGACTAGCAGGTAGGGATGAGCTGAGCCTGGCTGTAAGGAGATACACCTGCTGGACTGTGGCGTTATATTACTACTCTCTGTTTTAAGGATCCAGATTGAGATGGAGCAGAGAGACGTTGGTTCAACAGAAGTATATGTAAAAACTAAGAAATTATCATATGACAACAGATTTCTTAGAGAGAGTCAAATGTTAATTTGCTCTTGAACATATAGAACAAATATGAAGTGAGTGACTTGGTTGTCAGAATGAGTTTTAGTCAGTATCGTCACCATCCTGATAAACGTGTACACACTCCTagtttcctcctgctgctgcaaccCCTCAGCCATCCTGCTGGACCAGTCCTACAAGTTACACACCTGAAGAAACCGCTGTTTTTAAGCCATAGCCGGTTTCTCAGTGAATGGGAGGAGGATAATAATGATTAATTTCATTTAATGAGTCAGACTCTTTAGATGATATTCCTGTTGGTGGCTTACATGGCAGTGGATGGACCAACcataaaagtgagaaaaaacacGTAAAGGACCCCCAATTTCAAGGCAAAGACATAATAGGTAAAAAATTCTAATACTAGCAATTTATTCAGGTCAAAATTATTATAGTACTAAGAGTGGGAAAATTGCTCAGCTGTCAGATTTCTCCACCAGTGAGCATATATGCTCATGCTGTTGAATACATTCCTATATGACAGGATTAACCTCCAGGCGCTGGTGGAAGAagtcagatcctttacttaaagaggacctattgtgctaattttcaggttcactacttgcattttgggtttctactagaacatttaCATACtttgatgttcaaaaaacgctttattttgtatcataccggctgtgctgcagcacctcttttcaccctctgtctgaaacgctctgtttgagctcctccccCCACAGTCTactttgattggtcagctggccctctctgttgtgattggtcaacggAACCAAACTCTCTGGACTCCGCTTTAGCTCCGCTCTAACTTGCTTTGtgtgagggcgtgccaaactagccgctaagcaggtattatgtaaatttgttacttggtgacatcaccacgttacggaagaaaaggcgggacttcaagcaaggcgtttcaggcagttccggattagtgtttctgtgggggagagtaactccctttgacgtggactttgggctttgtaactttgcagaccttttacctGCACAAAAATactataacacactaaaggaaagggggaaaaaacacaaaaggataataggtcctctttaagtaaaagtactccattacaagttaaagtcctgaATCCTAAAAGTAAAGAAGTtttagcaaaatgtacttaccatcaaagtaaaagtactggtttggctgtaaaatgttccctgtgactgatatattatgatatatgatattattagattgttaatacAGATAAAGCAACACATAAACAGCattaagtgcagtacttgagtaaatatacttagttacattccaccactggataAATATAATGGattaaaattgcaatattttttgtAAATCTAGCACAGCAGAAGTGGCAGAAAATACTCTAGTAAAGTATAAATACCTATATGTAATACTTCTGTCACTGGGATCATCAAGTGTCCAATTtgaaacagacatttttttccagaacaAGACAGTGAAATAAAACCCACATGAACCAGGTgagattattaaaaatgtagagtttaatatatatatttatttctgacATTCTGATAAGGATTGCAGGTAGGCTTCACAGTACACACTGTGTTCCACTTGATATGCTaagcagaggagggaggggtgggcATGGTGGGCTTGACAAGCGGCAGGTTTTCATTTGTACACTAGTAGTGAAAGCAGAAGGAGGCAGTACATCCACAGGCAACATCCACTCCTCTACCGTATTGCTCAAAACCCCACGAAAGGACCATTTTTTATTGTGATCCACATTCTGTAGAGTCCACTTTACCCCCTCTTACAATCCCTAAAAAGACAGTGATTGACACAAAACGTGGATTATCAAAAGACTATCTAAGCGCATGCATGacactttttcagattttttttctcatttaaaatcCCCCccacaaaatgtaaacaaattgaGCTTTGCTTCAGACCAACATACTTGGTTGTGAGGTGAGTTAAGAAACGTAGGTCTACAGTAGTTAAAATGCTTGATAAAACTATATAACAGTGTACCATTTGGTGGCTCCTATGAATATGCTCTTGAAAAGTTACTGGCAAAAATTAAATATGTGATGAAATTATGACTTCTTTTTCGGGGGAGggtacagatgtttttttcttcttttcagcAGCATAATAATCACAcctagaatgaatgaatgcatgctTTTAGGTGGCTGTAAGTTCCAGTTATGATGCACAAAAGCATTACAGTAATACTGCCCTGCACTGATAATAATACATGCCAACAGGCCCCAATTAATCTTCATCCAAACACAAGCTCTCATTTATTCAGCTATTACAAAATCAGGTAGCCTACCTACCGTTTGAAGTCACATTCAgtctgcacacagagagagagagatacccCTGCCTCCTCGTATAAACTTATGGATCCAGCACAGAAAATAAAACCTCTAGTACACATTAATTATGCCTATAGTTCCAAAATAACAACCAGAGTGAGAGGGCACTTGCAATTGTTGTCATATAATCACCACAACTATCAATATAATTATCAACACCACCAAAATCTTCATAGAGAACACACACGGAGGCATACCATTGATCACTTTTGGAGAAAGGTTAATCATTttgtcacataaaacaaactgaaaaaaaagaaattaaattgcTTTGCAATAAAAATTAATGGCTTTTTTTCTGTAGGTTTGGGAAGGGGGCGACTTTgaccactttttttttggactgagGTGGATCAGTAAACACTGTAATTGCACTTTAATTGACAAAATTATAGTCCATTTTATAtgggattaaaaaaagtgacacTGCAGCATCTGCTATCGGATGAACTTCCTCTGATTAATTGTCCTGCGCTGAGAATAACAACAAAGGACACAATTATTTTCAACTTTGCAGGTGTGCCACGTTTGACTGCGCATCCGCTTTtctaattcaatattttttagtCCGTCCAGCAATATAGGCTTAGGACTGCATTTATCCTCATTATGAATTAATTCAATGGTCCGAAAGGGCTAAAAGTAATCTAATTATTTACACAGGAATCTATTAAACAgctgattaaaaagaaaaagaaggaaaacacaGGGCACCGTTGTGCAACTCATTAGTGCTCGAGCATGTTTGAAGCCAAAGCTCAGGAGACAGAGTTAGAAAAACCACAATTGATTTTTAGCAGAAACAAAATTCTGCATTTCTGTTGCAGCATCATTGTTACCTGGTGTCATTTAAAGTGAAACATCATTAATCTACAGTGAAACCTGTTCATCGTGTGCAGGAACAAAAATAAcagcaactttttttaatcattacaTTTTCTACACATGATAAATATCAgcacatatattattattattattattatatatattcaagATATGCATTTTACATATACTTTTCCTCTCAGATTTATATACATCAATTTATGTACagtctttgtatttatttacactaggggtcaaaggtcactgaacCTGAAGCACTTGAAACAAGGTTTTAAGAGAGAGAATCATACGAACCTAAAGGCAGTGTAGTCATCCATCCGTTATCATCAAACTGTAACAGCACGTGGGCGGTCTAAATTTACTCTCCAAGGACAACGacaacagaaaaacactcaCACGAAATAAAACACTGCCACTCTGAGGCCCTTGATCCGAAGCAGTTTGTTCATATTGGCTCGTCATGCAAACACATCGTGGTGCTTTcgtcaaaaaaagaaaataatttacaGTAACATTCTTCTCATACTGTGCTGGTATAAAGTGAGTTTAAAGTGAGCTTACCTGTATGAAGGTAAATGTCAGATAAAGAGTTGTAATATGTGATAGAAGAGGGGAAGTAAAGACTGGGTGTGACGATAAGAAGTAAACTGCATTTCATCCCGCATGCAAAACCTGTCTGTCTACGGCTCAGCATGTCCCTAATGTGCACAAAGCTTGAATACCCTGTGAGCAATATAACAAGAccactctctctgtttcaccCTGAGGATGCTCCTAACCACGTCAGGCTCTGAGTTTCCCTTACCAAAAGTTGCACAACTTGTGAATATCATATTGCAATTTGATTGCATGTTCTAAtaaggcaaaaagaaaaaaaaattcacagaAATACAGACCACTGCATCAAACAACAAAGATGAACAAAGCaaagcgaaaaaaaaaaaatcttttaatgtCATCCAGTCTTTCCTCTTAAAGGCAACTGTTCCTCCACTATGgcattttggtgttttttttttgtcacatttatgTACTAGCGAGCAATTGCAAGAGATGAGTTTCTTTGCAGCCTGTAGCAGATGAGTTCTGGTTTCAGGTGGGCATTGGTGAGGCCAATTGGTGTTTCCGTCAGGCCTTGGTGGCGACAGTTAAAGAGTATGTACAGCCACGAGGGTGCTGGTAAGCTGTGATGCCTTTAGGGTCATAGGTCATAGAGTGGTGCTCTGTGGCTCCTCCTCAGGCACAGCGTCCCCCTCCGGAGAGTCTGCCACTGCCAAGGACCTCCTGCAAGGGACAC
This window harbors:
- the LOC119501212 gene encoding RING finger protein 222, whose amino-acid sequence is MALYKEDSQEDAQECPVCYECLSGTERTLSCGHVFCHDCLVKTLVSIHSVGSTIRDTIVCPICRHLTFLKKQKEALLSLAEDKDPGEVQTLEVPLPAQPRELQDARRASTDSSLGEVTWISRCCMGVSDRIRRQRLISPSHNASQIFIISAQGRPMAEDDALSVVMTVVQPQRRRRRIRICTTARCLLVLLSVFTVVALVAATLPWILLA